The following proteins come from a genomic window of Streptomyces sp. Sge12:
- a CDS encoding TetR/AcrR family transcriptional regulator yields the protein MRQNPQRRSALLDAAIEVLAREGSRGLTLRAVDAEAGVPTGTASNYFANRSQLLVQILHRTRERLVPDPADLAGTPDTAVLLARLLERMRRERSVHIAMLELRLEGTRRPELQTELAAFQGLELEANITWHLDAGLPGDRQGVVLMYLAMLGLIVDDLTAPAMLEAHPAQGLIETMVERLLPEKPAE from the coding sequence ATGCGCCAGAACCCGCAGCGCCGCTCCGCGCTGCTCGACGCCGCCATCGAAGTCCTGGCGCGCGAGGGCTCGCGCGGGCTGACCCTGCGCGCCGTGGACGCCGAAGCGGGCGTGCCCACGGGCACCGCGTCGAACTACTTCGCCAACCGGTCCCAGCTGCTCGTCCAGATCCTGCACCGCACCCGGGAGCGGCTGGTGCCGGACCCGGCGGACCTCGCCGGCACGCCGGACACCGCGGTCCTGCTCGCCCGGCTCCTGGAACGGATGCGGCGCGAGCGCAGTGTGCACATCGCGATGCTGGAACTGCGGCTGGAGGGCACCCGGCGCCCCGAGCTCCAGACGGAGCTCGCCGCCTTCCAGGGCCTGGAGCTGGAGGCCAACATCACCTGGCACCTGGACGCGGGTCTGCCCGGGGACCGGCAGGGCGTGGTCCTGATGTACCTGGCGATGCTCGGCCTGATCGTGGACGACCTGACCGCACCCGCGATGCTGGAGGCACACCCGGCGCAGGGGCTCATTGAAACGATGGTCGAGCGCCTCCTCCCGGAGAAGCCCGCGGAATGA
- a CDS encoding helix-turn-helix domain-containing protein has translation MERIIEEIREDLSRRIAVAADRLADRTLTEDPAYAALLGRAELRERIHHHLRQAVEGLTRSSRGLPVELAEARAIGALRAEQGLPLASLLRTYRRGGRLLWQSLTEAVAAHDRAALPRLLPGAAALWDVLDQMTDAVTESYHRTEAAHGDRDRERRAALLDVLLDGAGGPSGTADAEAAAVQLGLPERGRFAVVVLAGDGSGVHTAGTGRSASAPRVLWRVRADGEIGLVELGHHPLESVRDLLAPLGVRAGVGPVVGTPAELARAHRLAALALRTAPEAEGPGTALLDERLPAALVAGQAELAGRLRQVVLGPVLALPAEDRRTLLTTLGTWLTCRGSTSYAAQRLYCHRNTVSNRLRRLEQLTGRSLSDPRHVVELALAHSAVLQRAAAETASRPAVPDQRIAPTPGGTARRSPRRPG, from the coding sequence ATGGAGCGGATCATCGAGGAGATACGCGAGGACCTGTCCCGCCGGATCGCCGTGGCGGCGGACCGGCTCGCCGACCGGACGCTGACCGAAGACCCCGCCTACGCCGCCCTGCTGGGCCGGGCCGAGCTGCGCGAGCGGATCCACCACCACCTGCGCCAGGCCGTCGAGGGCCTGACGCGCAGCTCGCGCGGCCTGCCGGTGGAGCTCGCCGAGGCCCGGGCCATCGGTGCGCTCCGCGCCGAACAGGGCCTGCCGCTCGCCTCCCTGCTGCGCACCTACCGCCGTGGCGGCCGGCTGCTCTGGCAGAGCCTGACCGAAGCGGTGGCCGCCCACGACCGGGCGGCGCTGCCCCGGCTGCTGCCGGGAGCGGCGGCGCTGTGGGACGTACTGGACCAGATGACGGACGCCGTGACCGAGTCGTATCACCGCACGGAGGCCGCGCACGGCGATCGGGACCGGGAGCGCCGGGCCGCCCTGCTGGACGTCCTGCTCGACGGCGCCGGCGGGCCGTCGGGCACGGCCGATGCGGAAGCCGCCGCGGTCCAGCTGGGGTTGCCGGAGCGGGGCCGCTTCGCCGTGGTCGTCCTGGCCGGCGACGGCTCCGGGGTGCACACCGCCGGCACCGGGAGGAGCGCCTCCGCGCCGCGCGTGCTGTGGCGGGTCCGCGCCGACGGGGAGATCGGCCTGGTGGAGCTCGGCCACCATCCGCTGGAGTCGGTACGGGACCTCCTCGCGCCCCTCGGGGTGCGCGCGGGGGTCGGCCCGGTCGTCGGGACGCCGGCCGAGCTGGCCCGGGCCCACCGGCTGGCCGCCCTCGCGCTGCGCACCGCCCCTGAGGCCGAGGGCCCGGGCACCGCACTGCTGGACGAACGGCTGCCGGCGGCCCTGGTCGCGGGCCAGGCCGAACTCGCGGGCCGGCTGCGCCAGGTGGTGCTTGGCCCGGTGCTCGCGCTGCCCGCGGAGGACCGGCGGACACTGCTGACCACCCTGGGCACCTGGCTGACCTGCCGGGGTTCGACCTCGTACGCCGCGCAGCGGCTGTACTGCCACCGCAACACGGTCTCCAACCGGCTGCGCCGGCTGGAGCAGCTGACCGGCCGTTCGCTGTCCGACCCGCGGCACGTGGTGGAGTTGGCGCTGGCGCACTCGGCGGTGCTCCAGCGCGCCGCCGCGGAGACGGCTAGCCGTCCCGCCGTACCGGATCAGCGGATCGCGCCGACTCCAGGAGGTACGGCACGTCGATCACCGCGACGCCCGGGGTGA
- a CDS encoding APC family permease gives MRRINAKRVLVGEPLDTARLGETLLPKRLALPIFCSDPLSSVAYATEEILLILALGGVALLHLTWYAAAAIVFLLIVVVASYRQTCHAYPGGGGAYVVSAENLGQTAALTAASALLVDYVMTVAVSVVSGVSAITSAIPALNDHEVALSVAFVVLLTLMNLRGVRESGRVFAIPTYGFVLVIYLMFAVAAVRLGTGDTIRAESADLPIIPVDTYTGLALVFLTMRAFASGCTALTGVEAISNGVPAFRKPKARNAATTLAAMGVLSVTMFAGITALAMSYQVHVAADPTELGLPPGTATSTALAQIGRATFGSWHFLFYLLQAVTAGVLILAANTAFNGFPMLASILARDRYAPRQLYNRGDRLVYSNGVVLLALAAIALIVAFDAELTRLIQLYIIGVFVSFTLSQSGMVRHWRKVLASPATPREERIHIHRRLAINAVGATLTALVLIIVLLTKFTHGAWLVVIAMPLLFLGMKGVRRHYEQVARQVAIAPDATPRRPAHHHVLVLVAAVHAPTLKAIGYAQGLRPDTLTAVTVAADEAEATRLREAWAEHDTGLPLKILHSPYREVVGPILAHVEELAADTATDMLSVVIPEYVVGHWWEQPLHNQNALRLKARLLFTPGVAVIDVPYLLESARSADPVRRDG, from the coding sequence ATGAGGCGTATCAATGCGAAACGCGTGCTGGTCGGCGAACCCCTCGACACCGCCCGACTGGGCGAGACCCTGCTGCCCAAGCGGCTCGCCCTGCCGATCTTCTGCAGCGACCCGCTCTCCTCCGTGGCCTACGCCACCGAGGAGATCCTGCTGATCCTCGCCCTCGGCGGCGTCGCACTGCTGCACCTCACCTGGTACGCGGCCGCCGCCATCGTCTTCCTGCTCATCGTCGTCGTCGCCTCGTACCGGCAGACCTGCCACGCCTATCCCGGCGGGGGCGGCGCCTACGTCGTCAGCGCGGAGAACCTCGGGCAGACCGCCGCGCTCACCGCCGCCAGCGCCCTCCTCGTCGACTACGTGATGACCGTCGCCGTCTCGGTCGTGTCCGGCGTCTCCGCGATCACCTCGGCCATTCCCGCACTGAACGACCACGAAGTGGCCCTGTCCGTCGCCTTCGTGGTGCTGCTGACCCTGATGAACCTGCGCGGCGTACGGGAGTCGGGCCGCGTCTTCGCCATCCCCACCTACGGCTTCGTCCTCGTCATCTACCTCATGTTCGCCGTCGCGGCCGTCCGCCTCGGCACCGGCGACACCATCCGCGCCGAGTCCGCCGACCTCCCCATCATCCCGGTCGACACCTACACCGGACTCGCCCTGGTGTTCCTCACGATGCGGGCCTTCGCCTCCGGGTGCACCGCCCTCACGGGCGTCGAGGCGATCAGCAACGGCGTACCCGCCTTCCGCAAGCCCAAGGCCAGGAACGCGGCGACGACGCTCGCGGCGATGGGCGTGCTCTCCGTGACGATGTTCGCCGGCATCACCGCCCTCGCCATGTCCTACCAGGTGCACGTGGCGGCCGACCCCACCGAACTGGGCCTGCCCCCGGGCACCGCGACCTCCACCGCCCTCGCCCAGATCGGCCGTGCCACCTTCGGCAGCTGGCACTTCCTCTTCTACCTGCTCCAGGCCGTCACCGCCGGCGTGCTGATCCTCGCCGCCAACACCGCCTTCAACGGCTTCCCGATGCTCGCCTCGATCCTGGCCAGGGACCGGTACGCGCCCCGCCAGCTCTACAACCGCGGCGACCGGCTCGTCTACTCCAACGGCGTCGTCCTGCTCGCCCTCGCCGCCATCGCCCTCATCGTGGCCTTCGACGCCGAACTGACCCGCCTCATCCAGCTCTACATCATCGGGGTCTTCGTCTCCTTCACGCTCTCCCAGTCGGGCATGGTCCGGCACTGGCGGAAGGTGCTCGCCTCACCCGCCACCCCGCGCGAGGAGCGCATCCACATCCACCGCAGGCTCGCCATCAACGCGGTCGGCGCGACCCTGACCGCCCTGGTCCTGATCATCGTGCTGCTCACCAAGTTCACGCACGGCGCCTGGCTGGTCGTCATCGCCATGCCGCTGCTCTTCCTGGGGATGAAGGGCGTCCGCCGCCACTACGAGCAGGTCGCCCGGCAGGTCGCCATCGCCCCCGACGCCACCCCGCGCAGGCCCGCCCACCACCACGTCCTCGTCCTGGTCGCCGCCGTGCACGCCCCGACGCTCAAGGCCATCGGCTATGCGCAGGGGCTGCGCCCCGACACCCTGACGGCGGTCACCGTCGCGGCGGACGAAGCGGAGGCCACCCGGCTGCGCGAGGCGTGGGCCGAGCATGACACCGGCCTTCCGCTGAAGATCCTGCACTCCCCGTACCGGGAGGTGGTGGGCCCGATCCTGGCCCATGTCGAGGAACTGGCCGCCGACACCGCAACGGACATGCTGTCCGTGGTGATCCCCGAGTACGTGGTGGGCCACTGGTGGGAGCAGCCCCTGCACAACCAGAACGCCCTGCGGCTCAAGGCGCGGCTGCTGTTCACCCCGGGCGTCGCGGTGATCGACGTGCCGTACCTCCTGGAGTCGGCGCGATCCGCTGATCCGGTACGGCGGGACGGCTAG
- a CDS encoding roadblock/LC7 domain-containing protein, with protein MSTVPPETEAEILAELRRLRARVPQLTGALAASADGFVLAQDSAAAEAESVAALTAAALGVAQRLSDSTGQGAFRELLVRGEDGYVATYAAGLAAVLTLTAEPRVNVGRLHLEARRSSLRIAELIDRTLGVRGPGAPPG; from the coding sequence ATGAGTACGGTGCCCCCCGAGACGGAGGCCGAGATACTCGCGGAGCTCCGCAGGCTGCGGGCCCGGGTACCCCAGCTCACCGGCGCCCTCGCCGCGAGCGCCGACGGCTTCGTCCTCGCCCAGGACAGCGCCGCCGCCGAGGCCGAGTCCGTCGCCGCGCTCACCGCGGCCGCCCTCGGTGTGGCCCAGCGGCTCAGCGACAGCACCGGCCAGGGTGCCTTCCGCGAACTGCTCGTACGGGGTGAGGACGGATACGTCGCGACCTACGCGGCCGGCCTGGCGGCCGTCCTCACCCTGACCGCCGAGCCGCGTGTCAACGTCGGGCGCCTCCACCTGGAGGCCCGGCGTTCGAGTCTGCGGATCGCCGAACTGATCGACCGCACCCTCGGGGTCCGGGGTCCCGGAGCCCCGCCGGGCTGA
- a CDS encoding bifunctional glycosyltransferase/CDP-glycerol:glycerophosphate glycerophosphotransferase has protein sequence MPPRLSIVVPVYNVELYLDECLESIASQTFDDFEVILVDDGSTDTSAVIAKAFAARDKRFRVVMQDNAGLGAARNVGARHADKDSEYLAFVDSDDTMPDYAYQRLIEALDETGSDFAGGNVKRFRSVGMQQSWGHRAAFARTQLKTHISKFPALVTDRTAWNKVYRRSFWDRHGFQYPEGILYEDAPVSIPAHYFASSVDIISDCVYHWRVRETGERSITQRSTDPISLIDRVKSVRLVRESLKAKQGAKYVRYLRDYDYNVLSEELPLIYKYVGEGGPDFRAAFVKEVGGLVREIGTGPWSDLTVADRLKAYLAGEGRVEDFIALQDHQRDYSYSVPVKGLARPQADYPFLHGRPPVPAKILTLGPRERRVVSRLEQASWVDGKLLLRGYALPGHLGAESRLGSRKMLVFREGGKRRRSVVSARTVASPMATVKAPHLALRHADWAGFTAVVDPSIFQSGGKWNQGIWTTSIAVTGAGGLHRARLRGGEHDTGQSPPPYWVAPDVRIVPAVSGALTIQVEIARARALDVHPAGDDAVEITGELSAEAVGATTLQAVHVTTGTVLTFPLDSAASGAGRTAFTARVPLAELAAVPDAPCEPGEWAPEPWSLSVIGPDGTEHRLVHDERGGFDGLVLPLPGEETGRSLFAKRGNTGHLTLSVQPSPPLVDEVSAEDGTLTLRGRFVAPTDEPYEFVVHNAHGVEYCYPVTRDGDTFEAVFRPVLPEAYAGRTTLPEGRWWPTMRPVAQGGTTAGLLGVDRGAPVQMSPGLLFTGPHPFTVQGRRMRVETRFHDRMVLVADPLISPHDRSNYAQRVARFETYPAQRALPVKDIVVYDTFQGQSSGDSPRAIHEELVRRGEKLEHIWLVRDGQTEVPKTARAVQYNSVESWEVLARARYYVTNDNVPRRFQRRSGQVVVQTWHGTPIKQIGHDFVHDYYTSPDILEGLEHDSAQWTLLASPSSYATPLLKRALGYDGEVIEAGSPRADALVRPDAQRIAEVRRRLGLPEGKKVVLYMPTWRENNEGFSGGYKLDLRIDLDEARRELGEDHVLLVRGHHHVTEQVRDGVRDGFVVDVSRWPDAADLLLVADVLISDYSSAIFDFAHTDRPILLFTYDLEHYRGTLRGFNFDLEEKAPGPLLADSASLIEAVRNADAVGAEYAEARAAFRAEFCDLDEGNAAERVVERMLAMGAAPAK, from the coding sequence ATGCCCCCGCGCCTGAGCATCGTCGTCCCCGTCTACAACGTCGAGCTCTACCTCGACGAGTGCCTGGAATCGATCGCATCCCAGACCTTCGACGACTTCGAGGTCATCCTCGTGGACGACGGGTCCACGGACACCAGCGCCGTCATAGCGAAGGCGTTCGCAGCCCGGGACAAGCGCTTCCGGGTAGTGATGCAGGACAACGCAGGCCTCGGTGCCGCCCGCAACGTGGGCGCGCGTCACGCCGACAAGGACAGCGAGTACCTGGCCTTCGTCGACAGTGACGATACGATGCCCGACTACGCCTACCAGCGTCTCATCGAGGCCCTCGACGAGACGGGTTCCGACTTCGCGGGCGGCAACGTCAAGCGTTTCCGCTCCGTCGGCATGCAGCAGTCCTGGGGCCACCGGGCCGCCTTCGCCCGGACCCAGCTGAAGACCCACATCTCCAAGTTCCCGGCGCTGGTCACCGACCGCACCGCGTGGAACAAGGTCTACCGGCGCAGCTTCTGGGACCGGCACGGCTTCCAGTACCCGGAGGGCATCCTCTACGAGGACGCCCCGGTCAGCATCCCCGCGCACTACTTCGCGTCCAGCGTCGACATCATCAGCGACTGCGTCTACCACTGGCGCGTCCGCGAGACCGGCGAGCGCTCCATCACCCAGCGCTCCACCGACCCGATCTCGCTCATCGACCGCGTGAAGTCCGTGCGCCTGGTCCGTGAGTCCCTCAAGGCCAAGCAGGGCGCCAAGTACGTCCGTTACCTGCGGGACTACGACTACAACGTGCTGAGCGAGGAACTCCCGCTCATCTACAAGTACGTCGGCGAGGGCGGCCCCGACTTCCGCGCCGCGTTCGTCAAGGAGGTCGGCGGACTCGTCCGCGAGATCGGCACCGGCCCCTGGTCCGACCTGACCGTCGCCGACCGGCTCAAGGCGTACCTCGCCGGCGAAGGCCGCGTCGAGGACTTCATCGCGCTTCAGGACCACCAGCGCGACTACAGCTACAGCGTGCCGGTCAAGGGCCTCGCCCGCCCGCAGGCCGACTACCCCTTCCTGCACGGCCGCCCGCCGGTGCCGGCCAAGATCCTCACCCTCGGCCCGCGCGAGCGCCGCGTGGTCAGCCGCCTGGAGCAGGCGAGCTGGGTCGACGGCAAGCTGCTGCTGCGCGGCTACGCCCTCCCCGGCCACCTCGGCGCGGAGAGCCGCCTCGGCTCCCGCAAGATGCTGGTCTTCCGCGAGGGCGGCAAGCGCCGCCGCTCCGTCGTCAGCGCGCGCACCGTCGCCTCCCCGATGGCCACGGTGAAGGCCCCGCACCTCGCCCTGCGGCACGCCGACTGGGCCGGCTTCACGGCCGTCGTCGACCCCTCGATCTTCCAGTCGGGCGGCAAGTGGAACCAGGGGATATGGACCACGTCCATCGCCGTCACCGGAGCCGGCGGCCTGCACCGCGCCCGCCTGCGGGGCGGGGAGCACGACACCGGCCAGAGCCCGCCGCCGTACTGGGTGGCCCCCGACGTCCGGATCGTCCCGGCCGTCTCCGGCGCCCTCACCATCCAGGTGGAGATCGCCCGCGCCCGTGCGCTGGACGTCCACCCCGCCGGTGACGACGCCGTCGAGATCACCGGTGAACTCTCCGCCGAGGCCGTCGGCGCCACCACCCTGCAGGCCGTCCACGTCACCACCGGCACCGTCCTCACCTTCCCGCTGGACAGCGCCGCGTCCGGCGCCGGCCGCACCGCTTTCACCGCCCGTGTCCCGCTGGCCGAACTGGCCGCCGTACCGGACGCCCCGTGCGAGCCGGGCGAGTGGGCCCCGGAGCCCTGGAGCCTCTCGGTCATCGGCCCCGACGGCACCGAGCACCGCCTCGTCCACGACGAGCGCGGCGGGTTCGACGGTCTCGTCCTGCCCCTGCCCGGCGAGGAAACCGGCCGCTCCCTCTTCGCCAAGCGCGGCAACACCGGACACCTCACCCTCTCCGTGCAGCCCTCGCCGCCGCTGGTCGACGAGGTCTCGGCCGAGGACGGCACCCTCACCCTGCGCGGCCGCTTCGTCGCGCCGACCGACGAGCCGTACGAGTTCGTCGTGCACAACGCGCACGGCGTGGAGTACTGCTACCCGGTGACCCGCGACGGGGACACCTTCGAGGCGGTCTTCCGGCCCGTGCTCCCCGAGGCGTACGCCGGCCGCACCACGCTCCCCGAGGGCCGCTGGTGGCCCACGATGCGTCCCGTCGCTCAGGGCGGAACCACCGCCGGACTGCTCGGTGTCGACCGCGGTGCCCCCGTGCAGATGAGCCCCGGGCTCCTCTTCACCGGGCCGCACCCCTTCACCGTCCAGGGCCGCCGGATGCGGGTCGAGACCCGCTTCCACGACCGCATGGTGCTCGTCGCCGACCCGCTGATCAGCCCGCACGACCGCTCCAACTACGCGCAGCGCGTCGCCCGGTTCGAGACCTACCCGGCGCAGCGCGCCCTGCCGGTCAAGGACATCGTCGTCTACGACACCTTCCAGGGGCAGAGCTCCGGCGACTCGCCGCGCGCCATCCACGAGGAGCTGGTGCGCCGCGGCGAGAAGCTGGAGCACATCTGGCTGGTTCGCGACGGCCAGACCGAGGTCCCGAAGACCGCCCGCGCCGTGCAGTACAACAGCGTGGAGTCGTGGGAGGTGCTGGCCCGCGCCCGCTACTACGTGACCAACGACAACGTGCCGCGGCGTTTCCAGCGCCGCTCCGGCCAGGTCGTCGTACAGACGTGGCACGGCACGCCGATCAAGCAGATCGGGCACGACTTCGTGCACGACTACTACACGAGCCCGGACATCCTGGAGGGGCTGGAGCACGACAGTGCCCAGTGGACCCTGCTCGCCTCCCCGAGCTCCTACGCCACGCCCCTCCTCAAGCGCGCCCTCGGCTACGACGGCGAGGTCATCGAGGCGGGCAGCCCGCGTGCGGACGCGCTGGTGCGGCCCGACGCGCAGCGGATCGCCGAGGTCCGGCGGCGGCTCGGCCTGCCCGAGGGCAAGAAGGTCGTCCTCTACATGCCCACCTGGCGCGAGAACAACGAGGGCTTCTCGGGCGGCTACAAGCTCGACCTGCGGATCGACCTGGACGAGGCCCGCCGCGAGCTGGGCGAGGACCACGTCCTGCTGGTCCGCGGCCACCACCACGTGACCGAGCAGGTCCGTGACGGCGTCCGCGACGGATTCGTCGTCGACGTGTCCCGCTGGCCCGACGCGGCCGACCTGCTGCTGGTCGCCGACGTGCTGATCTCGGACTACTCCTCCGCGATCTTCGACTTCGCGCACACCGACCGGCCGATCCTGCTCTTCACGTACGACCTGGAGCACTACCGCGGCACGCTGCGCGGCTTCAACTTCGACCTGGAGGAGAAGGCTCCGGGACCGCTGCTGGCCGACTCGGCGAGCCTGATCGAGGCCGTGCGCAACGCGGACGCGGTCGGGGCGGAGTACGCCGAGGCGCGGGCGGCGTTCCGCGCCGAGTTCTGCGACCTGGACGAGGGCAACGCCGCCGAGCGCGTCGTCGAGCGGATGCTCGCGATGGGTGCGGCTCCCGCGAAGTAA
- a CDS encoding DUF6461 domain-containing protein, which yields MADIADIEGLREISDVAEDAADGIRWLADWDQWFAGLTFARGIGPDELAARLGALPGVRPGPLGAAAAWSLVAETVDGDGVARVGRWGGWSFAVEHGLPAGAERLAEVSRDGVEAVHLDPQPDHPPKQFAYARDGELVCCFGLGEEVWRGGHRPDFLLPELIAAGILTPQGACARPADEAEGDRDRRVLAVLERRFGLSVPRRLIADTPLPAYVTCTR from the coding sequence ATGGCGGATATCGCGGACATTGAGGGCCTCAGGGAAATATCGGATGTCGCAGAGGATGCGGCGGACGGGATCCGGTGGCTGGCCGACTGGGACCAGTGGTTCGCCGGTCTGACCTTCGCCCGGGGCATAGGCCCCGACGAACTCGCCGCACGCCTCGGGGCCCTGCCCGGGGTGCGGCCCGGGCCGCTGGGCGCGGCGGCCGCCTGGAGCCTGGTCGCCGAGACCGTGGACGGTGACGGCGTGGCCCGCGTCGGCCGGTGGGGCGGCTGGTCCTTCGCCGTCGAACACGGCCTGCCGGCCGGAGCGGAACGGCTCGCCGAGGTCTCCCGGGACGGGGTCGAGGCCGTCCACCTCGACCCGCAGCCCGATCATCCGCCCAAGCAGTTCGCGTACGCCCGGGACGGCGAGCTGGTGTGCTGCTTCGGCCTCGGCGAGGAGGTCTGGCGCGGCGGACACCGCCCGGACTTCCTGCTCCCGGAACTGATCGCCGCCGGCATCCTCACCCCGCAGGGCGCGTGCGCCCGGCCGGCCGACGAGGCGGAGGGGGACCGCGACCGGCGCGTCCTCGCCGTTCTGGAACGCCGCTTCGGACTGTCCGTGCCGCGCCGCCTGATCGCGGACACCCCGCTCCCGGCGTACGTGACCTGCACGCGATAG
- a CDS encoding helix-turn-helix domain-containing protein, which yields MSRSDDILKVHRLAHAGGSAALLEWLASHLGGWVAVVDPEAEHGSAPEAAVRGAAELGARGVRSAVLHGADCATLLFALDGRRALAAVLEQPHHPDAPALLADAAVPLGLVLRAEEAGRREERVRRAEGQAREAVLHLLMNGWLSTAHQIAGTLGPALPDPMRMYVVECPTGRRAEVARLCRELTDGRAWIVRCPVYVRHLIVLAPPAPAAGAASGDPLAEALVEGARDCAVGVSGELALREAPTAYTQAFHALAVARGSADRHARFGPGPELALAAHEAGAAWAEALLAPLHTYAPRRPQDPGGQELRATAHAWLNFTSHATRLLKVHRNTLAARLRLIEALLGLDLARLADQAALSLALRLTSGAGPGPGAGAGPGVRAGAGSGGAPGTAAPGLDDVLRDPRLTDWARAHLSGLSGPDAPPGARDTVRTWLAHDAQLVPAAAVLGVSVPGARKRLTRIEALLERSLLQSPSARHDLWLAHRAEELAG from the coding sequence GTGTCCCGGTCCGACGACATCCTCAAGGTCCACCGGCTCGCCCACGCCGGCGGATCGGCCGCGCTGCTGGAGTGGCTCGCCTCCCACCTCGGAGGATGGGTCGCGGTGGTGGACCCCGAGGCGGAGCACGGTTCGGCCCCCGAGGCCGCCGTGCGCGGCGCCGCCGAGCTCGGCGCCCGCGGCGTACGGTCGGCGGTCCTGCACGGCGCCGACTGCGCGACCCTGCTCTTCGCACTCGACGGCAGGCGCGCGCTGGCCGCCGTACTGGAGCAGCCCCACCACCCCGACGCGCCCGCACTCCTCGCGGACGCCGCCGTCCCGCTGGGCCTCGTCCTGCGCGCCGAGGAGGCCGGGCGGCGGGAGGAACGGGTCCGGCGCGCCGAGGGGCAGGCCCGCGAGGCCGTCCTCCACCTGCTGATGAACGGCTGGTTGTCCACCGCCCACCAGATCGCGGGCACGCTGGGCCCCGCACTGCCCGACCCGATGCGGATGTACGTCGTCGAATGCCCGACGGGACGGCGCGCCGAAGTCGCCCGGCTCTGCCGGGAACTGACGGACGGCCGGGCCTGGATCGTGCGCTGCCCGGTCTACGTGCGCCACCTCATCGTGCTCGCCCCGCCCGCCCCGGCCGCGGGGGCCGCCTCCGGCGACCCGCTGGCCGAAGCGCTGGTGGAGGGGGCCCGGGACTGCGCGGTCGGGGTCAGCGGGGAACTGGCCCTGCGCGAGGCCCCGACCGCCTACACCCAGGCCTTCCACGCACTGGCCGTCGCCCGCGGGAGCGCCGATCGGCACGCCCGGTTCGGGCCCGGCCCCGAACTGGCGCTCGCCGCGCACGAGGCGGGAGCCGCCTGGGCCGAGGCGCTGCTCGCGCCCCTGCACACGTACGCGCCCCGGCGCCCGCAGGACCCCGGCGGGCAGGAGCTGCGGGCCACCGCCCACGCCTGGCTGAACTTCACCTCGCACGCCACGCGGCTCCTGAAGGTCCACCGCAACACCCTGGCGGCCCGGCTCCGACTGATCGAGGCGCTGCTCGGCCTGGACCTCGCGCGCCTGGCGGACCAGGCGGCGCTCTCCCTGGCCCTGCGGCTGACCTCGGGAGCGGGTCCAGGGCCAGGGGCAGGGGCGGGGCCGGGGGTCCGGGCGGGCGCGGGGAGCGGCGGCGCCCCGGGGACCGCCGCCCCCGGCCTCGACGACGTGCTGCGCGATCCGCGCCTGACCGACTGGGCCCGTGCCCATCTGAGCGGGCTGAGCGGTCCGGACGCCCCGCCGGGAGCCCGGGACACGGTCCGCACCTGGCTGGCGCACGACGCCCAACTCGTCCCGGCGGCCGCGGTACTGGGCGTCTCCGTCCCGGGCGCCCGCAAGCGGCTGACCCGCATCGAGGCACTGCTGGAGCGTTCCCTGCTGCAGTCCCCCAGTGCCCGGCACGACCTGTGGCTGGCGCACCGGGCGGAGGAGCTCGCCGGGTGA